In Polaribacter sp. L3A8, a genomic segment contains:
- a CDS encoding META domain-containing protein, translated as MKVKLIVINLILITVMSCSSVQKKNNDSFDTAITGKYWKLKTLEGKEVKVDKNQEREISITLKTQDNRLTGFAGCNSVSGEFTLEEGNRIKFSKLVSTRMFCPNTDEPAFLKVLNLADNYTVKDDVLSLNVGRRAPLAIFEAVYFN; from the coding sequence ATGAAAGTTAAACTGATCGTAATCAATCTAATACTAATAACCGTAATGAGTTGTAGTTCTGTACAGAAAAAAAACAATGATTCTTTTGATACTGCTATCACAGGAAAATACTGGAAACTAAAAACCTTAGAAGGGAAAGAAGTAAAAGTGGACAAAAACCAAGAACGTGAAATTTCTATCACCTTAAAAACTCAAGATAATAGACTAACAGGTTTTGCGGGTTGTAATTCCGTTTCTGGAGAATTTACCCTAGAAGAGGGTAACCGAATTAAATTTAGCAAATTAGTATCTACTAGAATGTTTTGCCCTAACACAGATGAACCTGCATTTTTAAAGGTTTTAAACTTAGCCGATAATTACACTGTAAAAGACGATGTATTATCTTTAAATGTGGGCAGAAGAGCTCCTTTAGCAATTTTTGAAGCTGTTTATTTTAAT
- a CDS encoding deoxyguanosinetriphosphate triphosphohydrolase, which produces MNWEQLLSLKRFGDTQKRDRIAQDETRLGFDVDFDRIIFSSAFRSLQDKTQVIPLSKTDFVHTRLTHSLEVSVVGRTLGRRVGKVLLERHPNLSNLGYTFNDFGAIVGTASLMHDIGNPPFGHSGEKAIGEYFKTGKGAKYKAELTAIEYQDLIDFEGNANGFKILTESREGISGGLRLSYATLGAFLKYPKESLPKKPTNHIVDKKYGFFQSEKNEFLEVVEDLGMKQKTASAVSFYRHPLAYLVEAADDICYTIIDFEDGINLGLIEEEFALEYMIKLVKDTIDIKKYHSLQHKTDRISYLRALAIGVLINEAVTIFLANEEAILNGTFEKSLLEKCKYEAQINDIIKLSIDKIYKSTEVIEKEVAGYRIIADLLDVFVSALNNKFEGNPSNFDSLVLNLLPKEYQTETNNLYHRIMQVCSYVSRMSDGYAIRMHKKITGNTI; this is translated from the coding sequence ATGAACTGGGAACAACTCCTTTCTTTAAAACGCTTTGGAGATACACAAAAACGCGATAGAATAGCACAAGACGAAACTCGTTTGGGTTTTGATGTAGATTTTGATAGAATTATATTCTCCTCCGCATTTAGAAGCTTACAAGACAAAACACAGGTAATTCCGTTATCTAAAACCGACTTTGTACATACTCGTTTAACACACAGTTTAGAAGTCTCTGTGGTTGGTAGAACCTTAGGGAGAAGAGTAGGAAAGGTGTTGTTAGAACGCCATCCTAATTTATCTAATTTAGGATACACTTTTAACGATTTTGGTGCCATTGTAGGTACTGCTTCTTTAATGCACGATATTGGAAATCCGCCTTTTGGGCATTCTGGAGAAAAAGCCATTGGAGAGTATTTTAAAACCGGAAAAGGTGCAAAATATAAAGCAGAATTAACAGCTATAGAATATCAAGATTTAATAGATTTTGAAGGAAATGCAAACGGATTTAAAATTTTAACAGAATCTAGAGAGGGTATTTCTGGTGGTTTGCGTTTAAGTTATGCAACGTTAGGTGCTTTTTTAAAATATCCTAAAGAAAGTCTTCCTAAAAAACCAACAAATCATATTGTAGATAAAAAATATGGGTTTTTTCAGTCTGAAAAGAACGAGTTTTTAGAAGTGGTGGAAGATTTAGGAATGAAGCAAAAAACTGCCTCAGCAGTCTCTTTTTATAGACATCCATTAGCATATTTAGTAGAAGCGGCAGATGATATTTGTTATACAATTATAGATTTTGAAGACGGAATTAACCTAGGCTTAATTGAAGAAGAATTTGCTTTAGAGTATATGATTAAGTTGGTAAAAGATACTATTGATATTAAAAAATATCATTCTTTACAACATAAAACCGACAGAATAAGTTACTTAAGAGCTTTGGCAATTGGTGTTTTAATTAATGAAGCTGTAACTATTTTCTTGGCAAATGAAGAAGCTATTTTAAACGGAACGTTTGAGAAGTCTTTGTTAGAGAAGTGTAAGTATGAGGCACAAATTAACGACATTATTAAATTAAGTATTGATAAAATTTATAAAAGCACAGAAGTTATAGAAAAAGAGGTGGCTGGTTATAGAATTATTGCCGATTTGTTAGATGTTTTTGTATCGGCATTAAATAATAAATTTGAAGGAAACCCATCTAACTTTGATAGTTTGGTGTTAAACCTATTACCAAAAGAATATCAAACAGAAACCAATAACTTGTATCATAGAATAATGCAGGTTTGTAGTTATGTTTCTAGAATGTCTGATGGTTATGCTATTAGAATGCATAAAAAAATAACTGGGAATACTATTTAA